The sequence ATTTCGTTGTGAATTTAATTGAACTGTGACGTGACTTGACTAACTACCCCCGATCCTACTAAGAACTTCCCAGTTCTTATTCCCTATTTCcaccccctttcagctacaggtgcgaaggtttagtgcggagTTACAGGAGTATAGAAGATTATGTTTACGAGTTAagttattagattttattttcccctcatcgtttattgtttttagtttttagagggacaggatttgattttgagaatcttgaaataagtctatgtatataatgctatgtgaatatatatatatatatatctttgtgattaagtgattaaaagtaaaaactattttgttttcttaattaaagtttcgATTTGTATTcacaaaggctcaatattaaataaagatagtatagaataaaaaggtttagaggtagGTAACGCCTGAGCTTTTGGTACGATTATggggtgctaaaagttagggtgttacaactttCGAAGAcgaatttgagtaattattaattttagggaTCACTTTAAGACTCGAGTGCAAGTTTAAGGACTACTTTGAGATTTAACTCTCTTTTAAATTTTGGTAAGTATGGATGATGAAAAACGTAGTCTTTGATCATGAAACACATCACTTAAAAAGCGCACCCTATTTCTAAATGCCGAAAGTGTAGTTTATGATATAAAAAAGtatagcctttgagaatagatAACGATCGAATAGACATCCTCCACTAAAGTGTTTTCAAAACACATGCAGTCTTTGCCAAAAATATATTCTTTTTCATGTTAAACTATACCTTTTAAGAGTAATTGAATGggtgatttttttaatattgaataTCCTAAAATTCATCCTTCATTAGTAGCTTTCTCAtaacatactttttttttttttgacttttCAGATATTCACCGCTGAATTTTTCTTGGGCGGCCGCGTAGAGAGAACTCAAAAGGATTCAGAAAAATTCAGTGTCCCCACAAATAGAAATCATTAATGTGACCAAATCCTCAACGACATTATTAAAACGAATCCTGCACCTTGTCAAAGTAATGTCCAATGTGTATAAAAGCCCTTATTAGCTTCGTCCTTCCACTTGCACTCACCATATCCGAAACACACCTTGCAATCTCTAAGCACACCATATTATATACTTCACCCTAATAATTATTAGTTAGCTTTCAGTAACCCTAATTAATCTTATTATATAGCTATCTGATCTTAATTCTATTCTAAAGCACCATGGCTCATCAAAGCCACATATCCACTGCATTTTTGCTAATATCAATAACAATCCTTTTTCATTCCGCGTTGTTAACCACAGCTGCTCTTGTTGAACCTGGTATTGCAATCATCTCtcgaatattttaatttaaaaaatattattatgcaCAAATGATCAATGAACATACATATAATTTGTGCGATGATGGTGCAGGGTACAAATATAATGAAAAGAGCAAGGAGGGACCTGAACATTGGGGAGATCTTAAGAAAGAATGGGAAGCATGTAAAAACGGGGACATGCAATCTCCTATTGATTTGTCCAATAAGAGAGTGCAAGTGGTGCCAATCACATCAAGGGAGATGAGGATGCACTACAAGCCTCAACGTGCTATTCTCGCTAACAGAGGCCACGACATCGCGGTCAAATGGCAGGGAGATGCTGGCTACCTTGACATCAATGGAACACACTTCTTCCTCCAACAAGCCCACTGGCACTGGCCTTCCGAGCATACCATCAACGGCCGAACCTATGACTTGGAGCTCCACATGGTTCATGTAAACACCCAGCCTGATGGAACAAATAAGACCGCTGTGTTTGCTCTTCTCTACAAATATGGCTCAATGCCCGATCCATTTTTGTCTAAGGTACCCTACATGCATACTAATTAAGTCGTTAAATTATTATCTTTCCGATCCTGAAAGCTAAAAGGTTAACGCCATTATTTGGTTTCAGTTGGGGAAGTATATGATGGAGATtcatgaggaagaggaggaggagaaaagcATAGGAGTGGTTCATCCCTTGGAAATCAAGATGGGTGGCCATATGCACTACAGGTACATGGGATCTCTCACTGCTCCTCCTTGCACTGAAGGTGTCATTTGGACTATCAATAAAAAGGTACGTGTATGTATATACGGCTACAAATTTTACAAGTATCTCTAACAAGCAAATGCTACTGTATGTGACAATAAGATTTATTATTTTtgctaaattataatttttaaattttaaattctaaaaatataaaaataaaaataattattttttatacttATCATTTGATTatctaaaagtaattaaatttaataaatgaTTACAAAATTTTTAAACATACAATCTATTAAGTATGTAATTTATATTAATTGAATGGATCTCCTCATTCATGATCAGATAAGAAGTGTTTCAAGGGAGCAAGTGAAGTTGATGAAAGAAACAGTACTTAAATATGTAAGTATTAATAGACGTTTCTCAATTTGATAACCGGGCAtgcattattatatatttaataaatgAAAACCTCTCGAAAAACCAATTTAAGTTTGTTGTTATGTGGAACAATGCAGTATGCAAAAAGGAATGCGAGGCCACTGCAGCACCTTAACGAGCGAGAGGTACAACTCTACCGGATAGCAAAGTCAAAGAACAAATATTAAGCACCACCATGTACTCTACTCTTGTGGACTTGAGGGCaacattattaatttgatttcaattcatTTATTTATTCAACAATAATAATTAGCTTTTTTTCATTGTTGGAAACCCCAAGAATAATATATAGAATATTATTGTCTTCGTCTATTCTCATGATTTATTCACTATACAGAGTACTTATAAAGAGTTTGGATCTCCGGCGATAACCGTACCTTACCGCGCTCTATAGAGAAACCAAGGGANNNNNNNNNNNNNNNNNNNNNNNNNNNNNNNNNNNNNNNNNNNNNNNNNNNNNNNNNNNNNNNNNNNNNNNNNNNNNNNNNNNNNNNNNNNNNNNNNNNNNNNNNNNNNNNNNNNNNNNNNNNNNNNNNNNNNNNNNNNNNNNNNNNNNNNNNNNNNNNNNNNNNNNNNNNNNNNNNNNNNNNNNNNNNNNNNNNNNNNNNNNNNNNNNNNNNNNNNNNNNNNNNNNNNNNNNNNNNNNNNNNNNNNNNNNNNNNNNNNNNNNNNNNNNNNNNNNNNNNNNNNNNNNNNNNNNNNNNNNNNNNNNNNNNNNNNNNNNNNNNNNNNNNNNNNNNNNNNNNNNNNNNNNNNNNNNNNNNNNNNNNNNNNNNNNNNNNNNNNNNNNNNNNNNNNNNNNNNNNNNNNNNNNNNNNNNNNNNNNNNNNNNNNNNNNNNATACAATCTGAAGAAATTGTTTCTGAAGAAATTGTTTAGTCAATTATTCCATTTTAAATTGAAAACTCAAACTTTATAAAGTTTACGATGAACTTTTTATCAAAGAACAGATTAACTGCTAatataattaatgaataattacaACACTACCtaaactaatttttatattaacaaattgaccacaattagaataaaaattttaacaatcaattaaaaaattttttgatacaatttaaattcaaaaaaatttatttgaaacacaaaaaatataattattattagaaaaataaattttggtGTCATAATTAACTTTATACACTTAAGCTAGCTTGGTATACCAtcaatgaaaaaattaaaatgaaaaaagaaactaGGAGAATAATTTGAGTAAAAACATATATCTTTAATCGACTCTTAGATAGTGTACAAAAATTTCTCTCATCACTTAATTAAACGATGTGggctttctttcctttcttttccaGTTTCAATAAATTGTCCTCAACAGAGAAAAGAAGTTAAAAAGCATATATTACCCCATAGAAAATAAAAGGGGTAATATATATGAAAAGACACGTCTAACACGATAGACCTTCCCCAGCTTGCGTCCTGCAGTGATGTCCACAAGGCATCCTCCTCAACGAGCAGTGGCTCTAGGCCCCCTGCGTGATTTCAGCCACATGCTCCTCGTGCGCTTTGACAATAGTCTCCTCGAATAGGCATTGATTTCATATTAGAGAAGATTtactattatttaaatataaatcaTAACATTGAATAGGTGCAAGGGTTTAAATAACTCACCACAGTCTTTTGAGAGTGCTTCTTAACCCAATGGGGTGGTCATCGTTTCTCGTGTGCATCCTCTCGAATATCTCACTTTGAGGTGAAGGATTTGATAGTTTCAGAATGTTTGGATCATTAAATGATTttgtaataaaatatattttttaagttttttaataactgttaaatagtctttatttaattttaattataaattagttatttatatattatttaattataaaatttatttgttattttataaattattttttatcattcatctatcatgtttattgagaatcaaaaactaaaataataacaaattagatattccattaatcgtaataaatattttgCAATTTTGATCGATCATAATTTTATCATTAATCCAGTTACATACATATTGGGTTGGAAAAATCGTGTTTGTTAGAAATTAAATCGATTGAAATTTAAGCTTCccaaatttcaatcgattggaattgatacacaatcgattgaattttgcaaAGCATGTGGaatttttcttattcaatcgattggtcatattacccaatcgattgaaatcaTCAAAGCCAATCGATTGGTTCTGTTATTCCTTCAGTAAATTCATTTCCAAAATCTTGTTTGGATTCATATTGTTCATCCATCATATTTTGGTTATATACTAGCTCTTCTTGTTGGTTAATGTCATCATCCTCATGGTATTGCTCATCCATCTCAGTGTCCGTATATATACCTCACATCTTAAAAATTTGCCAATGAAAAAATTTTCAGTACACTACGTCCTATAACACTAAAATCATTTTTACTTTTGTAAAAgatctattaaaaaaatatcatttaaaaaaatattatttttcaaaactccatctttcaactttaattttccgattttttttttaaatttagggCGAGTTTGCCGCACTTTATATTTTTTCATAGAGTTCGTCTGACCCCCgaactctataatttttatagagttcgcctAACCCCATAAAACTTCActcgaaaatttttcaaaaccaacGAAACTCAAATTTTTAAGCCATTATCATTGTCTACAAGGTTGCGTTTGTTTACAAAGACAGAACACTGAGACAGGGACACTGAGACACAAAATTGTGTTTGGCAgatgagacatggacagagacaatatgtccagagacactgaattagtgtattttgtgtccatcctaacAGGAAGGACATGGAGGCACTAACAACggatacaacttattttttattttttctttcattattcttgttaattttttataattatattttttattgttatatttttcatctcaaattttttgaatgaaaaaaatgagaataaattgaattttcataatttgttctagtttatcaccaaacagaatacaagaacacaaaattttgtgtctctgtccatcaatgtcttgtcctgtcctgttctcagtgtcttgtcttGTCTGTTCTTAGAAACAAACGCAGCACAAGAGTACATAGGAGCACACAAAAATACACAAATAATAAGCATGACCTTTTTAACATTAATGGCAATCATTATCATCGTCTCTAAAAATACACAGATACACgggaataagccatatttaacaagaattttttctcattataaattaaaaaaaactattattttttcaatattcttgtgtactcctatatactctgaagacgatgataatggttgcCATTGTCTATTGTGAAGTTTAAGAATTTGAGTTAgccattttttttagaatttgaagtGAGGTTCGTCGGGGGTTaggcgaactctataaaaattatagtGCGGCGAACTTGCTTTGCATAAAAAAAACTCGTATTTGGGGAATTAAAGTTGAAAACTGGGATTAtcgaaaataataatttagtgaGGGGAAAcagaaccaatcgattgaattaactAAACCCAGATTGCTTTGATGATTTCAATCAATTGgataatatgaccaatcgattgaataagaaaaacCCCACATGCcttgcaaaattcaatcgattgtgtatgaattccaatcgattgaagtttGGGAAGTctgaatttcaatcgattggtttgtgCATCCAATTGATTGAATTTCTAACAAACACGATTTTTCCAACCCAATACGTATGTAATTGGATCAATGATAAAATTATGATCGATTACgattgtaaaatatttattacgattaatggaagatctaatttattattgttttagttttttattctcaataaacatgatagatgaatgataaaaaaataatttataaaataaaaaatagattttataattaaataatatataaagaactaatttataattaaaattaaataaggattatttagcagttattaaaaaacttaaaaaagatGTTTTGTTAtaggaccatttaatggtccaaccATTCTAGGACCATCGAATCCTTTGCCGGGTTTGTGACCCATCTCGCCCTCTTTTCAATATATTTTAGAAAAACTTAAAagttattatgtattatatttaTACATAATAAATCATACAAATGAGTAACACAAATAATTTATAGAAACCATTTTCTTCGTCGTTGTCTAGTAAGTAGTAGTGGATCCTTTGGTGTGCATAGATCTTCGATGGTGGATGCTCGACTTGCCCGTGTCCTAGCCCAGGTCACCCAATAATCATGTATGGCCTAGTACTTCTTAAAATGGGCAAGGATATCATCTGGGATCCAATTTGAAGAAGAACCCATGTTGTAGATGTCCACAAGCATCTCCCGAAGGCATTTGGTGGCTCTCACCCCTACGCATTGTACATCTTTTGCTCCTCAACCTGGATATAGTCAAAGTATTATTGCAATTTTAAGCACAAGTGAGTTACATGTTTCacaaattgaattaaatttataattgaaCTTTACAATATAATCCCTTAATAGCcttaacactacaaaaaaaaggtcTATTGGTATactttttttttgccacgctttaaaagcgtggtcaAAAGTGGTCAATGACTATGCTTTTATGAGGGTAgccactgatttgtgatttggccacgtttttttttgccacgcttcaaaagcgtggccatagagataTTTtggcacgcttttatgagggtcaCCACTGATTTATGATTTGCCACCTTTTTTTTGCTACACTTTAAAAGTGTTGTCATAGAGAAAAACATGTATGCTTTTAAAACGTGGCTAGTTTGTGAGGATACAGGCACATTTTTAAAGCGTGCCTATATCCTCTAATTATTTGGGACCCTAAAAAAGTGTGACAATAGAGTTCCCCCTTgaaatttaatttctctttcaaacaCTTAATTTCTTTTTCAGAACATCCAACATTCAAAACGGTGATATGGGAACCAAGAACCCAAACCCTCGAATCCTGTTCATCACTCAACCAAGAACCCTAAACCTTCCCAGCCCTCTCTCAACTCGCAGCCTCTCAGCTCACAACCCTCTTCATCACTGAGAATTCATCTTCATCTTTCAGCTCGTAGCCCTCTCTCAGATTGAAACCCTCTATCCTTCTCTTGCAACCGTTTATCCCTCTTTCGCAATTCTTAGAAACTTCAATCGGTGATGCctcctgtaacaccctaattagcctaagccttacctcgcgtcgtaaagcaagtgttaatcagagattacgacagttctaagctcatacatataatatgtATAGAAaaaatagtataatctagaagtccgatgaaggatatagctcaaaaataggattttaaaagtgcaaaacgtactaacgaagctattCGTTTAAGGCACCAGAAACAGATATAAGATAACAtagataaatatataataatcataagaaaCTAACCACGGCTCTCGGAGTTTAAACCGGTTAGCCATATATACAGACAATCAGAAACTATAGTACAAAATGGCTTATACAGGTTTTGGTTCTCTCCAATACATGCCTCTAggcaaatcaaaataaaaagtgagagacatatacaaaataaatcaaaaggacTCAAAAGAAGTATCCAGATCCTCCGCTTCTATCACCAAccagacaactcaccgaggtgggttgcgacctgcatttgaaaaacacaacagaaatatggtatgagaactagagattctcagtatggtaacagtatccagtgatgtaggatataagaccccgggacgccaaaggcaatcctagacttcacaTCCATCACATGATTTCAAACATAAAGCATACTCAAACCataaagcatatatatatatataaacttaaCATTAAACAGGGCACTCTATCTTAaaggatttctattctaaccaaacaccgctgacCCACAACCTtcgccaacctatcctccatgcgatcccatcgccactgccttcCGAATCTCTGTGATctcagtagaaaacacaagtataTACAATACAAGTAAATCATAGGTAGGGGCATATAAAGCAACTAAGtagcaattagacatgttatacaaataggcaaacaatatcaagtcggcaaagcatacaaacagatagaaaatgtacatgatgaatgcctgtcctactggccgtgatatcatattgtcggttcaactgccaacccgacacatctccatggagatgttgcccttcggaatcatggtgtgggaacccccgagatatagtgctcggatcactatccagggttttgcgcctgtatgctctgatgatccgaagggatgcgagcgggatctaTTGCCACCGGCCTCACATCTAAGTGCAAGCAGGacaaaccaccgcccttacgccgccgtcGCTACCTCGACAGGTGGGTCCAACCTCGGCCCCTACTGGGCGCATAGAGTTTCATAATCTCAATGAAAAGTAATGCAGTGGTTTTCGGAAACATTTTTAATACAAGATGGATCCATCACTTCACTCAGAGCCCTTGACTCTTTTCAACCACTGTTCATTCACATTTCAGTTCCGAACTCAACAGTTCTTAAATCCTCATCTCATTCATCAACTATTCACCACATAATATTAAACCACATTCAGTATGTCAGA is a genomic window of Arachis ipaensis cultivar K30076 chromosome B06, Araip1.1, whole genome shotgun sequence containing:
- the LOC107648194 gene encoding alpha carbonic anhydrase 7-like; translated protein: MAHQSHISTAFLLISITILFHSALLTTAALVEPGYKYNEKSKEGPEHWGDLKKEWEACKNGDMQSPIDLSNKRVQVVPITSREMRMHYKPQRAILANRGHDIAVKWQGDAGYLDINGTHFFLQQAHWHWPSEHTINGRTYDLELHMVHVNTQPDGTNKTAVFALLYKYGSMPDPFLSKLGKYMMEIHEEEEEEKSIGVVHPLEIKMGGHMHYRYMGSLTAPPCTEGVIWTINKKIRSVSREQVKLMKETVLKYYAKRNARPLQHLNEREVQLYRIAKSKNKY